TCATGAGGTGtccttgtgctgcctgcactaCTTTGCTGCAGGGATGACAGCAATCAGGCTGCCAGAAGAGGCTGAAGAGAGGCTCCGCTAATTTGAGAAATGGATGCtgtccaaagggaaaaaacaaaagaaattgaaagtAAAGAgccaaaggagaaaggaaagcatcCTTTTCCAAACTGAGCTTCTATCAGGGTCAAGCTGGATTCCTCTAGCACCCAgaaacacagacagacacaaacGGCAGAGCGCAGATGGACTCAGCTCTGGCTTGCAGGCAGAGCAATGTCTTCCTTGGCAtgcccttcccctcctgtgctggctggcatCTTCCttcacagctgggacagccaaGGAAGTGGCCCGTTCACCAGCTCCTTGTCTGCCACAAAAACTGGCAGCAAAGCCGCAGAGGTTCTCATCTACTTGACCGGGCCAGGCAGCACATGCGGCTGGCACAAATCCTGCTCAGCTGTCCCTGTTTGGCTGGCAGGAACCTCTAAGAGTGGGCCAGGAGCGACAAGCTGGGTGCACTCTGAGgctcacaggcagctccacacagccctTGCCTTGCCACAGACCAGTGTAGAACCGCTTGGCAGGGACTGCTTTCCTTGAGTTCTTCAAGCCCCACTGCAGGCCtccacccccagcactgcaataGTTCACTGCCTTGGCTAGCAGCTAAACCTGAACACAGCAGCCAAGAGCAAAAGGGGGCCTCAGAAATGACCACAAGTTGCGAGCTCTCCTCTGAGGATTACCTAAGACACTTGGGCTTGTTTAGCCTGCAGAAGGGCAAGCCCCAAGGAGACCTTTCAATCTTGGAAGGGGCTTAGAAGAAAGATAGGGACACATCTGTTAGCAGGGCCAATTGCAAGAGGACAAAGGGGACTGCTTTTAAGCTCAAAGAGAGTGGATTCAGATTGGCTCTGAAGGTGGAAACTGTTTTCCAGGGGAGTGCTGAAACaggggcacaggctgcccagagagctggCAGGTGCTCCACCCCTGGCAACATTCAAGGtcgggttggatggggctctgagcaacctgatctccttGAGCATGTCCTTGCCAGTGGCAGGCagtttggactagatgaccttcaCTGGTCCCATCTAACCTCAGTCAGTCTTGGATCCCACTTGGTTTCCATTTGAAAAGcacccagagcagagatcaCTACAGGGGGCCCATCTGATGTCCTGGAGTTTGTGCGAGGGAAGAGCTGGTGGGCCTGCAGCCGCTTTGCATCGTACCTGCAGAAGTTCCTTGGCAGAGCCTCGCCTGTCCACAtccatctgcaggcagcagcacagaaagtcACGCAAGACAGCGGGCAGCCTGAGCGTGTGCACATCTGGTGCCCCCTGCGTGCTTATCAGATACATAGcctgaaggaaaggaaacatgaGAGCCTTCCTGTTTCTTCCATATCCTTAAGTGCTCACCTAGACGCCGTATTTCAAGCTCCAGTCTGCAGTGGCAATTTTTTGCCTAGCAGACCATTAGAGATGAGCCTGCTCTCCCAAAAGACAAAAGGCTCTGGTGCAGCCCCAGTTATTGCAACCTGCAAGAGGCCTTGCCTTGACAGCTCATGAGAGCCCCAGGGACCTTTTTTCAAAGTGGGCCTTGGTGGAACCAGTTGAAGCTGTGGGCATGGGATTTTGTCTAATGGAGACAGACCAGAAGGACACCGGTACCTGAGCGTACTTGCACCTTACCCTGGCACTGTTTAGACGAATGTAAGGAGTCTCTCTTTTGGCCATGTGTATTCCTACGATGCCAAGGGACCAGATGTCCACTTTGGGGCCGTATGGCTCTCCTCTCACCACCTCGGGTGCCATCCAGCGAGGGGTGCCGACCACGGACTTCCGTTTACTGTGCTCAGGGGTGAGCCAAGTACAGAGGCCAAAAtcagctgaggagaaaaacaaacactgcttCAAAGAGGAAACCAAGGAAAAGGGTTTCTCACTCCAAGTCTCACAATGCAGTGCTCAATcttgctggaaaagcagctgtgctctctTTCCTCAGGACTGCAGCCAAGAAAATTGAGAGTTGTCCCCTTAACAAACCTGCCACGATTCCCACCTTGGCTTTTCCTCATTCACATGAAGGTTTACACTGTAACTCTCTCCCTTTGGAAGGAGCACACACAAACCAAAGTTACTCTGGACACCTTGTTCCTCTCAGCCCCACTCAGCACCTTCCAGCCGCACCCTGAGCTCGCAGCAGTGATCCCTGCACTGtcagcagctccactgctggcacctggcagccaaacaaaagcagccccagcccagctcctccccgGAGTGCTGCGCCTGACCAAGAACACTCACCCAACTTGACGGCGCCATCCCGGCTCAGAAGGATGTTGTCACTTTTGATGTCCCTGTGGATCACCTGGTTGGCATGAAGGAAAGCCAGGCCTTGCAGgcactgagagagaaaaaagaaagaggaggccAAAAGTTAGCCTGATCTGAATTCATCACACACAAAAGGAAACTGCTCATGAAGATTCACAGATCCCACAGGAACACTGAGTGCTGGCAAGAGGAAGAGCTTGCTGCTGCaaccccaggagagcaggatcTTTCCAAGGGAAGGCATCTTTGTTTCTGAGGGGCAAACATCCGTCGTTGCAGGAGTCTGTCCCCTGCAAAGCCAGTCAGAATACCGCTGCTCCGGTGGATATGTTCTCCCCATCCCAAGGACAAAGGAGGGTTttccaaaagaggaaaagtccCTGCCTTAGGTACCAAGGGGATCACTGTCGGGCGGGAGACTGGAGGACAAGCGTTTGATGGCTGCCTCCACAGCAGATTTGGAAGTAGCTGATGAGTCAGTTTTCAGCAGCAAGCACCATGGGGGTGCCATGCCATCCCTTGAAGCTGAGACCTGTGAGAGATGAGTCTCCCTTTGGCTTTGCCGTTGGTCTCAAACTCGGACACCTTTGCATTTACAGGCAAAGAAGTCAGTGCAGAAAGATTGTGGGCAAAGGCTTGGAGAGGCaaagcacagaagagaaaatacaaaggaaaaggagacagagagtTCAACAATGGTAGAGAAGCGTAAAGAACAGACTATAGtaagggcagggacactggcAGACAGTTCCATCCAGATGCTCTTGCTTCTCTGAAGCATAAGAGCAAGACAGAAAGAAAGCTCTGAACATGGAATCACTCAGCAGAGCTTTCAAAGGACAAGCCCATCCAAGCCATCCCAAGCACAAGCAGGATTCCTTACCTCGCGACAGACTGTTGCTATGTGTCCTACAtccatccttttctttctgacaacCTCAGCTAAAGAGCCTCCGTCCATGtactccagcaccagcaggacagCCCCATTGACAAGGTagctggaagaggaaaacaacagcGTGGAGCTGAATGTGCAAAGCTAAATTGCCGTACGGAAGAAAAGCCTACAGTTGAGTTTTGCTTCCAGGTCACTGCTAAATGAAGATGGAATGAAATGAAGACACGCTCCACCTAGGCTATCCAGTGCTTGCAATCTGTGCTGTCTAAATGGGGAAGACACGTCCACAAAAAAGGAGACGGTTCAGGTGGCAAGCAGGCAAAAAAGGCTGTTTTGGGAGGCAAAGATAAATCTGGAAGCAGacacatcccagcagctgcttcatcATCTTCATACACAAATTGCACCCTTAATTCCAGCAACAAGGAGACACAAGTGTTCAGAGCTTTTGCCTTGGGCAAGTGGGTGTGCAGCACTGTGGACACCCTTTGGGAATTCTTGAATAAAGGACAGtcaaaaacaggaaaaccaaTTTCAAACCTGGCAAATTCTGTGTCTCCTAGTCTAGTCTTTTGGCATGCATAGCAATGGAAAAGAGTGGGAACATGGCAAGGCAAATCATTGCTGTGATGCTTTGTCAGCACTTCTCCTCTGACACTTGGAAAAATTCATGccccaaaacagcaaaagaacaTGCAGCCAGTGAACATACAGGCTGCTGGCTTAGTAAGAGAGCCAGATTTCTAAGAACAGTCTCCAAGCTCTTTATGCCAGGAACCATTCCTGGGGACAAAATGCAATCTCCTCCCACGTCTCTTACAGGAGTGGATTGCTGCAATAGAAAGATCGCTTTTGAGCCAGTGAGGAAAGAGCTTTGCAATCTGTGCCTTGCATGTATGCAAACGAACATTCCCAGAACAACACCAGAACTATTTACCTTTGTAGGTAGGTGACAATattggggtttcttttttctttcaagaccAGGATTTCTTTTAACACTTCCTCGACACCCTGGTGCTGGAGATTAAGTTCTTTTATGGCCACCTACAATGATGTTGAAAGCTGTTAGGAGCACACATTACATGAGCCTCTTTCTCCCGTGCGCTCATGAGCCTGGACGCCTTGTCACCTGGGTAAAAAGGGAATCCAAACCATCAACCACAAAATGCTAACAACACTCTCTGCACCCACAGACTTCTCAAATAGACTTTGTTTATCGCTTACACACCTTTTGCTAGCCAAAAGCAATGttgctgctgtgaaaagaaattgaaacCGCAGATAACACGTTAGCATTTCTAGGGGCTTTGACCAGCACTTCAGAAACTGCTGCCATTCTTGATTGTGCGCCAAAGTAAATACAGACAGACATGAAGGAGAAAATGCTGTCCAGAAAAGAACTCCAAGGCGACTCAAAGCAAAGTTGCAATTCTAGCACATCCCAACTTCTTCAGTTTGGATTTTGCATCTCTGAAGAACGTTCTTCACCACGCTCTAGACTTGTAATTATGTAGTGggtttaaaaatgaagaatcCTTTCTGTGGTACATTATGGATACACACCAGGTTGAAATGGGCTTTAGGGCTTACAGAATGCCTTGTAGTGCAGTGCCTCCAAGTGCAGTTCTTGAgcgcagcactgcaggtggatCAGGAACTACTCCAGGACAATGGAGTAGTATTTGCTGAGAGCCACCAATGAGAATTCAGGACTCTGAACTTTTAGCCCCAAAGAACAGTGGGACTCTCCAAGACACCATCGTGTCTGTTCAGtacaagcagcagctctgtaatGGCATGTCACTGACACAGGACCAACACAAGGTTGTATTATTCAAAGCTCTTCATCAACTTCTTCACACTGATGtctttgtctgtgtgtgtgtgtatgtatatgtgtggGTGTGTGTACCAGGTTACCTAGGACTGAAATGCCAAACTGCACTCCAGACGAGATCTTTCCTTCTTTAGGTCTTGCATTATATTTTCAAACTGCACCACGTGAtggaaaacaatgggaaatccTATCTGTGTCTGAACCTGGGCTTAAGAGGAATTGGTCCAAAAATGAGGGCTGTTGCCATCAGCTAATCTATGCATATTTAGCCAGTAAGTCCAAGCCAGTGTGTCCTCAGAAAAACACCACTGCTGTCCTTGCATCCATTCAGCTAGGTAAGAAGGACAAAGCCTGTCCAAGATGCATTTTGCAGCCTGCTTCTGCGGGACAGCCTTTGTAGCATAGACAGGCGGCCCAAAGCTCTGGCCACAGATCCCATCCCAGGGGAAATGAGATGCAAAATCTGCATGGGCTGTTGGCACTTACCTGTTGTCCCCTGGCAGCATCCAAGGCCTTAGAAACGGTGCCAAAAGCCCTACAAAAAGGACAGCGGTGAGAACAGAGAAGCTGTTCAGTGCTGAGAAGCAAAAGGCAGCCCAGGAGggagctctctgctgcctgaagCATCTCTAAAACACCAGAGGTCATCTACTCTTCAGCCAatggcacagcagcccagcagccctcTGCCGTGCAGCGTGTGCAAGAGAAAAGAGGCgtccaacaggaaaaaaaagggctgCTACAAATCTCCAAAGGACACACTAGAATATGGATGTGGgggttttctttgccttttcctttctgtgtctgtgcGTGTGGCGTGCCTTTCCAGGCAATGAAACACGTAGGCCTGTTGGGCCTTCTCACCTCTCTCTTGATTCTATCCGTTAAACTCAGGCAACACCACACAGCCCTTCTTAGTGTCCTGACCACTGAATATTGTTTTCAGCaagattttggaaagaaaacagctgttaTCTGACAGCTATCAGGAGGGAAGCTCTCTCTCAGGTTTTGCTTCCTTCCTTAGTGTGGCCGTCTTACTTTGACTCATACAAAACCAAGTTTCctaggaaaacaagcaaactgGTGCCACACGCTTGAGGGACAGGAGggcttccaggtgctgctccctAAAGCAGGCAAGACTTTGGCAGCATCCAGTTATCTTTGATGATGCCATGTGATCAGTACTGAGACAGGGACAATCTAAAGCCGGGCTCTGAAGATGCTTGCAGCTTGCCTGACTTCCCACTTGATACTGCACCACCAAAATACCTGGCCCATAGTTGTGTAGAAGGAAGTGTGGCTGCACTCACCCACTGCCAATATGTTGCCAGCCAGTGTATTTCTCTGCTGGATCTGCCATGCTCACAATGCTccctgaaagaaacaaaatgcaagaaGCAAACTTCAAAAGAGAGATACTGACTTCTAGGAGCTCTGAAACTCAGCTCCACTCTGTGAGGCTCTGAGCAATTCATGGTCGGTTGCCTTACAGTGACAtcaacaagaacaacaacagcagcagccccagcaagccaggcagctctgaaacaCACACGGCCTGCACACAGTCTGATTCTCCATACTCCTTTGCAGGTTTACCTTGAGAGCAAACTAAGCCCAGGGAGAAACcttcagagcacacagagatCAGAAAGGAACAGGCACCAAGGCAAGTGATTGCAATCTACAAAGGGAAGGAGGGCTGAAAAATCATGACCCTTCCTTTTCTTGGGGAGAAACACTCTCTTGTGAGATTCCACAAAAGGTTTCATACTTTCAGAGTTTAAATGCCCCCTGGGATCTGGGGTGAATTTTTATCAACAGCTGCTttttgcagagcagaaagaatATTGCAAAGTGAATTCCAGGAGAGGAGGGCACTTCTCTACCTCTCAGCAGTTTGCCTAAAGAATGCCTTGCCAGTTTTAGAGAACAGCAGCTCATGCCATCACCAAGAACAATGGCTGTAAGAATTAGGACTCTCTTCCTTTATGAGCAGCCTAAGTTCCAAAGATGACTTTGCCCATTCCCATTTAGTGAAGAACTACAACTCCTTGTCTTCagcctgggaggcagcaggcacCAGCACTGGGCTCGGCCTCCTGAACACGGCCCACGTGCCCCATCTTCCCAAACGGGCACGGCCGAGACGGGTCACAAGGACAGCGCCGCTCCTCAGGCGCTGCCGTGACACACACAGCTGCCCAAAGGAGGCGCTGATCCTTTCACGAGTccaggcaaagctgcagcaccGTGGCGGCAGCTGAAACCTCCCAGCTAAGGAaggctccagcctctgcagacACATCAGCCGTCAGCGGCAGGGCAGGTATGACTAAAAGCTTGGCAAAGCCCATGAATGGCCACTGACAACCACTGTGAAGAAGCCACAGCCAGACCGAGCTCCATCACAAGCTTGTTGACACCACTCGAGACAGAAGATGGTTGTCTCAGAGTTCAGACCCACGGAGGAGTAGATCAATCCACCCTCTGTCCCAAGAGTTGATGGCAGACACTGAGTAAAGCAGGCTCTCTTTACCTCACCGGTTATTCTCTgacagccctgcactgccagcccttGCCAGTTAAAAGAACCAGCTGAGTTTTACTGCAGAGTCGCCAAGGCCTTGGTGTGCTTTCCTAGAGTATTGAGGCCGATGCTTAGTATTCCAAGAGTATTCACTGGCTGGGCATTAACCGTGACAAAGTGCCCCGTACTGGAGGAatgtgctgcagaggggctgcaggcttCCTCCTGAGAATTGCCTGCAGGGCAGTTTTGTCTGACCGTGCCACATTGATGTGACTTTTCAAGATGTACCTGATGTTCTTTTCAAGGAGGTTGGGTTAACCAAACTGTAGAATTCTCATCACAACCAAGAAGGAATCGTAGAAGTAATACCAGTCCTAAAAACAACCCCAGTATGAAaccagccccacagccaatCAACTTCTCAGAAGGATTTGGTCTCCAAGGACCAGTGACAAGTCAGGAGTCTAAAGGGAATCCAGGAAGCCAACTGTGCTGATCACTTTGGCCACACTAGCACACACACTGTGTTCACTGGGTCATTTGCTAGGTCACAGCCTTCTGTGGTTTGGGAAACAATCCCTGCTTTTGCCTTTCCCGCACAGGGAAGCTCAGGCAAAGCCCACCcactcccagctgccctcagaggcAAAAGGAATGCCCCACGAGCTCCCCGGCTGCATCCAAGCACAACAATGGCTTCTGTAGGGAGTCCAGAATGTCGATGTGACACTGGGGTGAGGAGGAAGATGTGGTACAGCTGATGCTGaggcacacacacaacacactgCTCCATTGCACAGGAAATCCACAGGACGTACTCAGCATCTTCAGGcattgcttctctctctcctggcttGACCAGCATGAACTGTCCATGCTCGAgttttcaggctgcagaggggagacTCCTTCTTTGGAGGacgctgctgcagagcctgtgtcCATCTGggacaagaaattaatttgtgtcAGAAAGGTGGCTGGCAGAGATTCCCCAGACAGCCCATTTCAAAGGGAAGCCCTTTGGAACAACACTGGTGTAAGGCTGCAAGCTGAGCTGTCAACTCTTCCACCTcaaatccaacccaaacaagCAGTCAGAGACTACAGCTTGGCACAGCCAGCCATAGTAGAGactgtgaaagggaaaaagcaactTGAAATTTCACCCTCTTCTCAGCACTGCATTcaccatggacagggacaacTTGTTCGGAATCTGTGTGGGTCACCACGTTCACCTGAACAGACCTCTCAAAATACAAAGCCAGCACTTTGTGGACAGCAGAAATACATTCACAGCATTGCCGGCCCACTGGCCAAAGCATtagccctgctgcccacggcaGCCGCTGAGATTCAGTGGCCCAGTAAGAGTCCTTGTGACCAGCTGCCGTGGAGAACACAGAGTATTGCCTCCATCtacctgctgctgtgcaggggaaaGGTGAGAAGAGGAGAGACCCCTTGTTGCATGAGTGCAGTGCCTACTGCTCTTCCACTCACCTGCTTTTGTTCACACAGCCTGTACTGCAGCTGGATCCTGCGCatcctttccatttcttctttgtgtCTCTTCTCCATTGCCTTCATCTCCCTCTGAGCTTGCTGTAGCTTGTCCTTGATATTGTGTCAGGAAAAATCTTACTAGCACCTGCCTCTGTGCATCCAGTGCCTGCAGTAGTCCTTGCCTTCCCTCGCCTGAGATCTATAGTCCATGGCGccattcctgcccttccctctgctaCCTGGCTGGTCAGGCTCACCTGCCCATTCTCCCGCTCCTTactcagctccagcctcagctgctcGACTTGCTGCTGGCTTCGGATTAGCTTTCTCTCCATCTGGTGCATTCTGGTTAAGACAGCAGCCTTCtgatgctggagctgcacagaaaggaagagaagaccGCGTTAAACTTCCCACACACCACTTGTGTGGCAAGCAACATTGATGTGCTCATGCTCTCCAAGAGTATTCTGTTCTCATTCTTGAGTTTACCAAGGCCTAGCTAAGACACAATCCCACCCAGACAGACATTGTGCAGAGAAGCAGAGCCATTAAGGAGCTCACAGGAGTCCAATACAACACACAAACTCTCTTTTCACACTCTTTGCCTTTTGACTGGCTCTGTTTCGTATGATTGCTTATTCTGCTTCTATGATGACAGCTTCCTGCTTCATGTCAAGcagccttttctcctgctccccCTGTACCTCTGCCACGAGGTTTGCctgttcctccagctgctgctgcgccTCCAAACGCTGTTGTTCCAGCTGTCTCTCCTGCCGAGGGGAAGAGACATATCCAGATGAAGTCCCAGCTATgctctccaaagaaaaaaatggaagcctCATCCCTTCCACAACCCCTGACCTGAAGAGTTCACAGTACTGTCTTTGTGCCCTCCAGCACTCCTGTCTTAACCAGAAACTTAGCAGGAGGGTCAGCaagtgaaaggaaaggagatgcCACCTTCCTTCCCTGTTCTGATGGCTGCCTGTTTCCTGGCCCCTCTCTCCTCAGCATTTCGGCCTATTTTCTGAGCCTCTCTTCTCAAAGTTCCTCTGCCTTTTGatcaaggaaaagctgcaggtggACTGCAGGACAAGGAGGGGGCCAGCACCCCAACGCCCTAGTCACAAGACAGGCCAGCAACAGGGACCTGTGGCATATGTTTCAAGCCCAAAGGGAAGATGTGCGTCCACTGTGGAAGGACAGAAAGCAGGGAACCCCGCTGCTGGGACCGCAGTTGGCAGCGAGGTCAGCAGCAGTTGGCTGCATGGCACGAGGCTGTGGGGAAGATCCTGCTCCTTTGCTGCCATGCCTTGGGTGGTGACCACCCAGCCTCCTGGGGAACTTGACTTTTGCCCATCCTGAAGCTGTAGCTGCATTTACTGTCCCAGCACCATCCTCTACGTCTTCACAGGCCTTCAGGTATGATTCCTTGAAGCCCTCTGCTGCCTGGCCCAGCAACATGTAGCCTACAGCACATGCTTGCAGCCATGTCCCATCCTCAGGCTGCTCTTCTGCTAAGCCTGCCCACCCAGCTAGCCTGAAAACTTCAGGTGCGTATTGTTTCTTACCAAGTTTTCCTGgagcttccttttttcctcttcctgagCAGATTGCCAGAGTCTGAGAGCCTTGATGTACTGCTCTTCCATCCTGCGGAGCTGTTGGGCCATTTCTTCACATTGCTGCTTGCTGAGAGATCTTACAGCTTGCAGCTCACGACCAAGGCCCCTCACATCCTCTGCAAAGATGGCAAAGGGCAAGTCAGAGACTCCCCAAGCAGAGCACTCTACTGACCTTAAGCCCTTTCAGTTTCAGGCAAGGAGGGACCTGCGCCCAGCTCCTTCACTCCTCAGAAGCGCTGCAGACAGAGCTGGCTACAAAGCAATTGCTCTAGGCAGGGCAATCACCAGAAACAAAGCGCACGAGGCTCTCACCAAGTATCACCTCCTTGGCCTGCGTGGCTGTGCGAACTTGGCCTTCCAGACAGCTCCTGGC
This genomic window from Prinia subflava isolate CZ2003 ecotype Zambia chromosome Z, Cam_Psub_1.2, whole genome shotgun sequence contains:
- the LOC134564432 gene encoding serine/threonine-protein kinase PAK 3-like, whose amino-acid sequence is MDGGSLAEVVRKKRMDVGHIATVCRECLQGLAFLHANQVIHRDIKSDNILLSRDGAVKLADFGLCTWLTPEHSKRKSVVGTPRWMAPEVVRGEPYGPKVDIWSLGIVGIHMAKRETPYIRLNSARAMYLISTQGAPDVHTLRLPAVLRDFLCCCLQMDVDRRGSAKELLQHPFLKLAEPLFSLFWQPDCCHPCSKVVQAAQGHLMSWRKEPLRTGRNLEERGARKQAAIRAGKERSHGPLPCKSPLQVLFKLKQRKAAVKQLRKRR
- the LOC134564431 gene encoding ciliary rootlet coiled-coil protein 2-like; amino-acid sequence: MDRVCEARDFRWEQLSALERKHHSSLARAFETSAETAEELQPHRDLLKEEVPLAVPKVCRPQGPSPRVLERLLQESSRQGDTLSQVCREETVLAQEKAALEAQLPGTERKLRGLSKQLVETRSVKESLQSSLQAAQRRISELEMARSCLEGQVRTATQAKEVILEDVRGLGRELQAVRSLSKQQCEEMAQQLRRMEEQYIKALRLWQSAQEEEKRKLQENLERQLEQQRLEAQQQLEEQANLVAELQHQKAAVLTRMHQMERKLIRSQQQVEQLRLELSKERENGQMDTGSAAASSKEGVSPLQPENSSMDSSCWSSQEREKQCLKMLRSIVSMADPAEKYTGWQHIGSG